One genomic region from Argentina anserina chromosome 2, drPotAnse1.1, whole genome shotgun sequence encodes:
- the LOC126782545 gene encoding uncharacterized protein LOC126782545 isoform X1 — MQGLRSGKLKVEQEKQTVVENNCGDESGNGGVVEKKKKKVNEGVPIVGRVLRSRVVGSGGGEGGVEFGKKRRLVNNGDGKKGEEEKEGGNVGVSGRVLRSGSIAVMEDVGDVKKKKRQRLIKKGENVVDDCFEKGKEEGVDKLLSSGLVLRSRTVANGDCDKSENGGGKIESDGDKAESDGVNAENDGGGDKVDSDMGVKAEAESNGDKLESKNVEVYELGQELVGNGGGVNENKVKETEVGDKTPVAIRVLRSRTVVNGGSKAESDGAEAESSVDKGKNDGVKAESDVLKAESGVDKGKNDGVKVECNGDKAEAGTNSDMGECEHMEVAELEKKSRLVGDGGVDKTKMKGTEVGDKTPLADRVLRSRIVVNGGSMAESDGARVTEHRQKDMSQKKLSDVKNGGSIQLITGFTQNFKGKHGRPPKVNKEESGRSDDGLRQLKGKRGRPQVSEKEENSLLNGRSKKKLRSGQDKSDVLKGNLDKKCNVYFRSKSGSKSQQRLKSSTLINNSHLERKRIGKQFDLKASPQAKKVKRGRYSESEGSEHKDGHNVQKQKQCGKKKQESKSKDGRRELKQAVSEKIVKMILAAGWKIDRRPRSGRDYMDAVYVCPAGKTHWSVTKAYDALKLGCENGDPMACSSGFNFTPIPPEERSMLQRVGGDRKKKKTGGGQGKNKAKQRAKDGDASDGGVEEKKKKKLVKSLKGKHLLLENNGSTSKACQGKRSLVHRHKWQKTQNRKRCALLVRNSENADSEKGGYIPYYGKRTVLSWMIDLGTLSLNSKLKYMNKRKRQVLLEGKIARDGVHCSCCDETISLSEFVIHTGSDYSEPLRHILTDSGSSLLQCLLKSWNKQEESERRGFHFVEVTEEDPNDDTCGICGDGGDLICCDGCPSTFHKSCLEIKKFPSGNWHCVYCSCKFCGMFDTDMPQRDDFEDVYASALLTCHLCEEKYHQCCFRAKDAVNGDSSSSFFCAKNCQELFEKLERLLGVRHEVEEGFTLTLLRRYDLGDTPQKVDCSSKLIECNAKLAVAFLIMDECFLPMVDHRSGVNLIHNILYNRGSNFNRLNYGGFFTAILERGDEIVSAATLRIHGNYLAEMPFIGTRYLYRRQGMCRRLLSAIESALFSLNVERLVIPAISELTETWTSVFGFKSLEESSKQKMKNMNILVFPGVDILQKPLLNQLTETNESPVKDLSFTDLEHHKIMKDVVYNTDEGPLARSDSEATVSCVHEGNVELAAVESDTQHLCSVFHDDLESKSSTIPFPIDSVCDVLKLTKEMNGYQNSTSVADMRTLYLVSKHKQPELLCDTAEGFLAGAATEATASLIHKTNEELVAVESDVELLSGVSRDNLEGENNTMTIPTGSISDAQEQTDDTQLLCGENHTYDQKEKRNEHRNSGPVPDFHEVEFGTKYNRHSMSKVEWKSDLHSECTDSAREVCGLGQGTKNIDHKVTIDDDNVKPLGLHDEGFLHPCTENNATELQMVSSVHAANHSSETIVCTDSEITTQVTHDARDHANHDSQHFLVERSISYPDVKTLETFVENNHSCIQHTSVVTAGVHPESERSDSRILTKTSQVDGDEFCQATRLTHEKVDDSKGHSTTLLFGCSITCISGNGQDTHKVASTTADDNSHSLCGANIESDETLKAPDAPGVNLDSNGNSKSPDVSITADDNSHSLCGVNIESDETSKATDAPVVGLTSCGANIDSNGNSKSPDVSTTADDNSHSLCGVNTESYETSNAPCVELTSCGHNINSNGIAKSPDVPAVNLSSCGTNIYSNGNAKSPVVPGVEFSSEGDHTNTKSLQQSDFDSGVDNDSLRQLNSSNTCAAGKGNSFGASEVTILSNQGQAS, encoded by the exons AGAAGAGGAGGTTGGTGAATAATGGGGATGGTAAGAAGGGGGAGGAAGAAAAGGAGGGTGGTAATGTGGGAGTTTCCGGTAGGGTTCTGCGGTCAGGGAGTATTGCTGTTATGGAGGATGTGGGAGatgtgaagaaaaagaagaggcaGAGGTTAATTAAGAAGGGTGAGAATGTTGTGGATGATTGTTTTGAGAaggggaaggaagagggggttGATAAATTGTTGAGTTCTGGCCTGGTTTTGCGGTCAAGGACTGTGGCAAATGGTGATTGCGATAAGTCGGAGAATGGTGGTGGTAAAATTGAGAGTGATGGTGATAAGGCAGAGAGTGATGGTGTTAATGCAGAgaatgatggtggtggtgataaGGTGGATAGTGATATGGGTGTTAAGGCAGAGGCAGAGAGTAATGGTGATAAGTTGGAGAGTAAAAATGTGGAAGTATATGAGCTTGGGCAGGAATTGGTTGGTAATGGTGGTGGTGTGAATGAAAATAAGGTGAAGGAAACAGAGGTGGGTGATAAAACGCCTGTTGCTATTCGGGTTCTGCGGTCACGGACTGTGGTGAATGGTGGGTCTAAGGCAGAAAGTGATGGTGCTGAGGCGGAGAGTAGTGTTGATAAGGGGAAGAATGATGGTGTTAAGGCAGAGAGTGATGTTCTCAAGGCGGAGAGTGGTGTTGATAAGGGGAAGAATGATGGTGTTAAGGTAGAGTGTAATGGTGATAAGGCAGAGGCAGGGACTAATAGTGATATGGGTGAGTGTGAACACATGGAAGTAGCTGAGCTTGAGAAGAAAAGTAGGTTGGTTGGTGATGGTGGTGTGGATAAAACGAAGATGAAGGGAACAGAGGTTGGTGATAAAACGCCACTTGCTGATCGAGTGCTGCGGTCACGGATTGTGGTGAATGGTGGGTCTATGGCAGAGAGTGATGGTGCTCGTGTTACGGAACACAGACAGAAGGATATGtctcaaaagaaactcagtgATGTGAAAAATGGAGGTTCAATTCAGTTAATTACAGGGTTTACACAAAATTTTAAAGGTAAGCATGGCAGACCACCCAAGGTGAACAAGGAAGAAAGTGGGAGGTCGGATGATGGACTTAGACAGCTAAAAGGTAAGCGTGGGAGACCTCAAGTGTcagaaaaggaagagaatagTCTCTTGAATGGTCGGTCTAAAAAGAAGTTACGATCTGGGCAGGACAAGAGTGATGTTTTGAAAGGAAATCTTGACAAGAAATGTAACGTGTACTTCAGAAGCAAATCGGGTTCTAAGTCACAGCAAAGATTGAAATCAAGTACATTAATCAATAATTCGCATTTGGAGAGGAAGAGGATTGGAAAACAATTTGATTTAAAGGCCTCTCCTCAAGCTAAAAAGGTTAAAAGAGGAAGATATTCGGAGAGTGAAGGCAGTGAGCATAAAGATGGACATAATGtacagaaacaaaaacaatgtgGAAAGAAAAAACAGGAAAGCAAGTCAAAGGATGGCAGACGTGAGCTAAAACAGGCAGTGAGCGAAAAAATAGTGAAAATGATTCTGGCTGCGGGCTGGAAAATCGATCGTAGGCCGAGGAGCGGCAGAGATTACATGGATGCAGTGTATGTATGTCCAGCAGGAAAGACTCACTGGTCAGTAACCAAAGCTTATGATGCTTTGAAATTGGGTTGTGAAAATGGTGATCCAATGGCTTGTAGCAGCGGTTTCAATTTTACGCCAATACCACCAGAGGAACGCAGCATGCTTCAGAGGGTTGGGGGCgataggaagaagaagaaaacggGCGGAGGACAAGGAAAAAATAAAGCAAAGCAGAGGGCAAAGGATGGGGACGCATCGGATGGAGGagttgaagagaagaagaaaaagaaactcgTTAAGTCATTGAAAGGGAAACATCTGCTTCTTGAGAACAATGGATCAACAAGTAAAGCATGTCAGGGAAAGCGAAGTTTGGTCCATCGTCACAAGTGGCAGAAGACTCAGAATAGAAAGCGATGTGCTTTGTTAGTTCGCAACTCTGAGAATGCAGATTCTGAAAAAGGCGGCTACATACCTTACTATGGGAAGAGAACAGTACTTTCCTGGATGATTGACTTGGGAACCCTGTCACTTAATTCAAAGTTGAAGTACATGAACAAGAGGAAGAGACAAGTGCTGCTTGAGGGTAAAATTGCAAGAGATGGAGTTCATTGCAGTTGCTGTGACGAAACCATCTCACTTTCAGAATTTGTTATTCATACCGGAAGTGATTATTCTGAGCCTCTTAGACATATATTGACGGACTCTGGATCTTCCCTTTTGCAATGCCTGCTAAAGTCATGGAATAAACAGGAAGAGTCTGAACGTCGAGGGTTTCACTTCGTAGAGGTTACTGAGGAAGACCCAAATGATGATACATGTGGGATCTGTGGAGATGGAGGAGATTTGATCTGTTGTGACGGTTGTCCATCAACATTCCACAAAAGTTGCTTGGAGATAAAG AAGTTCCCATCTGGCAATTGGCACTGTGTATACTGCTCGTGCAAATTCTGTGGGATGTTTGATACGGATATGCCTCAAAGGGATGATTTTGAAGATGTATATGCGTCAGCATTACTTACCTGCCATCTGTGTGAGGAAAAAT ATCATCAATGCTGTTTTCGGGCAAAGGATGCTGTAAATGGTGATTCCAGCAGTTCATTCTTCTGTGCAAAGAATTGCCAAGAG CTATTTGAGAAACTGGAGAGACTTCTTGGAGTTAGGCATGAAGTGGAAGAAGGGTTTACATTGACTCTTCTTCGTCGATATGATTTGGGTGATACACCGCAGAAGGTTGATTGCAGCTCAAAGCTAATTGAATGCAATGCCAAGCTGGCTGTTGCATTTTTAATAATGGATGAGTGTTTTCTGCCTATGGTTGACCACAGAAGTGGAGTCAATCTGATCCATAACATTCTTTACAATCGTGG GTCAAATTTCAACCGACTGAATTACGGAGGTTTCTTCACAGCCATTCTAGAGAGGGGTGATGAGATTGTATCTGCTGCAACCCTCAG AATCCATGGAAACTATTTAGCAGAGATGCCGTTTATTGGAACCCGCTATCTGTATAGGCGTCAAGGAATGTGCCGCCGGCTTCTAAGTGCTATTGAATCC gctctcttctctctcaatGTCGAAAGATTGGTCATACCTGCAATTTCAGAACTGACGGAAACATGGacttctgtttttggtttcaaGTCCCTTGAAGAATCAAGCAAGCAAAAGATGAAGAACATGAATATCTTGGTTTTCCCTGGGGTAGATATTCTACAAAAACCATTGTTGAATCAGTTAACAGAAACAAACGAGAGTCCTGTTAAAG ATTTGAGTTTCACGGATCTTGAGCATCACAAAATCATGAAGGATGTGGTATATAATACTGATGAGGGACCTTTGGCTCGATCTGACAGTGAAGCAACTGTATCCTGTGTGCATGAGGGAAATGTTGAGCTTGCTGCTGTTGAGTCTGACACACAACATCTCTGTTCTGTTTTTCATGATGATCTGGAGAGCAAGAGCAGTACGATTCCATTTCCTATCGATTCAGTGTGTGATGTTCTCAAATTAACCAAAGAGATGAATGGATACCAAAATTCTACCTCTGTTGCTGATATGAGGACATTGTATTTGGTCAGCAAACATAAGCAGCCAGAGCTGTTATGTGATACTGCTGAGGGTTTCTTGGCTGGAGCAGCCACCGAGGCAACTGCATCCTTGATACACAAGACAAATGAAGAACTTGTTGCTGTTGAATCTGATGTAGAGCTTCTTTCTGGTGTTTCACGTGATAATTTGGAGGGTGAAAACAATACTATGACAATTCCTACTGGTTCAATTAGTGATGCTCAAGAACAAACAGATGATACCCAGCTTCTTTGTGGTGAGAATCATACTTATGATCAGAaggaaaagagaaatgaaCATCGAAATTCAGGCCCTGTTCCTGATTTTCATGAAGTGGAATTTGGCACCAAATACAACCGACATAGCATGTCTAAAGTGGAATGGAAATCTGATCTTCATTCTGAATGTACTGATTCTGCTAGAGAAGTTTGTGGTTTGGGGCAGGGTACCAAGAACATTGACCATAAGGTGACAATAGATGATGACAATGTTAAACCCCTTGGTTTGCATGATGAAGGATTTTTACACCCATGTACCGAAAATAATGCTACTGAGCTGCAGATGGTCTCTTCGGTTCATGCGGCCAATCATTCCAGTGAAACAATAGTTTGCACTGACTCAGAGATTACAACTCAGGTAACTCATGATGCAAGGGACCATGCGAATCATGATTCTCAACATTTTCTGGTTGAAAGATCTATTTCATATCCAGATGTAAAGACGCTTGAGACTTTTGTGGAGAATAACCATTCTTGTATTCAGCACACTTCTGTAGTGACAGCAGGGGTGCATCCAGAATCCGAGCGTTCAGACTCTAGAATTCTAACCAAAACTAGCCAGGTAGACGGTGATGAATTCTGCCAGGCTACCCGGTTGACTCATGAAAAAGTAGATGATTCTAAAGGTCATTCTACAACTTTGCTGTTTGGCTGCAGCATTACTTGTATATCTGGCAATGGTCAGGACACTCACAAAGTTGCCTCCACTACAGCAGACGATAATTCTCATTCTTTGTGCGGGGCGAATATTGAAAGTGATGAGACTTTGAAAGCCCCTGATGCCCCTGGTGTCAACTTAGACAGTAATGGGAATTCCAAGTCTCCTGACGTCTCCATTACAGCTGACGATAATTCGCATTCTTTGTGTGGGGTGAATATTGAAAGTGATGAGACTTCGAAGGCCACTGATGCCCCTGTTGTCGGCTTAACTTCCTGTGGGGCTAATATCGATAGTAATGGGAATTCCAAGTCCCCTGATGTCTCCACTACAGCTGACGATAATTCTCATTCTTTGTGCGGGGTCAATACTGAAAGTTATGAGACTTCGAATGCCCCTTGTGTCGAGTTAACTTCCTGTGGGCATAATATCAATAGTAATGGGATTGCTAAGTCCCCTGATGTCCCTGCTGTCAACTTATCTTCATGTGGgactaatatatatagtaatgGGAATGCCAAGTCCCCTGTTGTCCCTGGTGTCGAATTCAGTTCCGAGGGGGATCATACGAACACCAAATCCTTGCAGCAATCTGATTTTGATTCTGGTGTTGATAATGACAGTCTCAGACAGCTCAACTCGAGCAATACATGTGCCGCTGGCAAGGGTAACTCATTTGGTGCTTCGGAGGTGACAATTTTATCAAACCAGGGCCAGGCTAGTTGA
- the LOC126782545 gene encoding uncharacterized protein LOC126782545 isoform X2, which translates to MQGLRSGKLKVEQEKQTVVENNCGDESGNGGVVEKKKKKVNEGVPIVGRVLRSRVVGSGGGEGGVEFGKKRRLVNNGDGKKGEEEKEGGNVGVSGRVLRSGSIAVMEDVGDVKKKKRQRLIKKGENVVDDCFEKGKEEGVDKLLSSGLVLRSRTVANGDCDKSENGGGKIESDGDKAESDGVNAENDGGGDKVDSDMGVKAEAESNGDKLESKNVEVYELGQELVGNGGGVNENKVKETEVGDKTPVAIRVLRSRTVVNGGSKAESDGAEAESSVDKGKNDGVKAESDVLKAESGVDKGKNDGVKVECNGDKAEAGTNSDMGECEHMEVAELEKKSRLVGDGGVDKTKMKGTEVGDKTPLADRVLRSRIVVNGGSMAESDGARVTEHRQKDMSQKKLSDVKNGGSIQLITGFTQNFKGKHGRPPKVNKEESGRSDDGLRQLKGKRGRPQVSEKEENSLLNGRSKKKLRSGQDKSDVLKGNLDKKCNVYFRSKSGSKSQQRLKSSTLINNSHLERKRIGKQFDLKASPQAKKVKRGRYSESEGSEHKDGHNVQKQKQCGKKKQESKSKDGRRELKQAVSEKIVKMILAAGWKIDRRPRSGRDYMDAVYVCPAGKTHWSVTKAYDALKLGCENGDPMACSSGFNFTPIPPEERSMLQRVGGDRKKKKTGGGQGKNKAKQRAKDGDASDGGVEEKKKKKLVKSLKGKHLLLENNGSTSKACQGKRSLVHRHKWQKTQNRKRCALLVRNSENADSEKGGYIPYYGKRTVLSWMIDLGTLSLNSKLKYMNKRKRQVLLEGKIARDGVHCSCCDETISLSEFVIHTGSDYSEPLRHILTDSGSSLLQCLLKSWNKQEESERRGFHFVEVTEEDPNDDTCGICGDGGDLICCDGCPSTFHKSCLEIKFPSGNWHCVYCSCKFCGMFDTDMPQRDDFEDVYASALLTCHLCEEKYHQCCFRAKDAVNGDSSSSFFCAKNCQELFEKLERLLGVRHEVEEGFTLTLLRRYDLGDTPQKVDCSSKLIECNAKLAVAFLIMDECFLPMVDHRSGVNLIHNILYNRGSNFNRLNYGGFFTAILERGDEIVSAATLRIHGNYLAEMPFIGTRYLYRRQGMCRRLLSAIESALFSLNVERLVIPAISELTETWTSVFGFKSLEESSKQKMKNMNILVFPGVDILQKPLLNQLTETNESPVKDLSFTDLEHHKIMKDVVYNTDEGPLARSDSEATVSCVHEGNVELAAVESDTQHLCSVFHDDLESKSSTIPFPIDSVCDVLKLTKEMNGYQNSTSVADMRTLYLVSKHKQPELLCDTAEGFLAGAATEATASLIHKTNEELVAVESDVELLSGVSRDNLEGENNTMTIPTGSISDAQEQTDDTQLLCGENHTYDQKEKRNEHRNSGPVPDFHEVEFGTKYNRHSMSKVEWKSDLHSECTDSAREVCGLGQGTKNIDHKVTIDDDNVKPLGLHDEGFLHPCTENNATELQMVSSVHAANHSSETIVCTDSEITTQVTHDARDHANHDSQHFLVERSISYPDVKTLETFVENNHSCIQHTSVVTAGVHPESERSDSRILTKTSQVDGDEFCQATRLTHEKVDDSKGHSTTLLFGCSITCISGNGQDTHKVASTTADDNSHSLCGANIESDETLKAPDAPGVNLDSNGNSKSPDVSITADDNSHSLCGVNIESDETSKATDAPVVGLTSCGANIDSNGNSKSPDVSTTADDNSHSLCGVNTESYETSNAPCVELTSCGHNINSNGIAKSPDVPAVNLSSCGTNIYSNGNAKSPVVPGVEFSSEGDHTNTKSLQQSDFDSGVDNDSLRQLNSSNTCAAGKGNSFGASEVTILSNQGQAS; encoded by the exons AGAAGAGGAGGTTGGTGAATAATGGGGATGGTAAGAAGGGGGAGGAAGAAAAGGAGGGTGGTAATGTGGGAGTTTCCGGTAGGGTTCTGCGGTCAGGGAGTATTGCTGTTATGGAGGATGTGGGAGatgtgaagaaaaagaagaggcaGAGGTTAATTAAGAAGGGTGAGAATGTTGTGGATGATTGTTTTGAGAaggggaaggaagagggggttGATAAATTGTTGAGTTCTGGCCTGGTTTTGCGGTCAAGGACTGTGGCAAATGGTGATTGCGATAAGTCGGAGAATGGTGGTGGTAAAATTGAGAGTGATGGTGATAAGGCAGAGAGTGATGGTGTTAATGCAGAgaatgatggtggtggtgataaGGTGGATAGTGATATGGGTGTTAAGGCAGAGGCAGAGAGTAATGGTGATAAGTTGGAGAGTAAAAATGTGGAAGTATATGAGCTTGGGCAGGAATTGGTTGGTAATGGTGGTGGTGTGAATGAAAATAAGGTGAAGGAAACAGAGGTGGGTGATAAAACGCCTGTTGCTATTCGGGTTCTGCGGTCACGGACTGTGGTGAATGGTGGGTCTAAGGCAGAAAGTGATGGTGCTGAGGCGGAGAGTAGTGTTGATAAGGGGAAGAATGATGGTGTTAAGGCAGAGAGTGATGTTCTCAAGGCGGAGAGTGGTGTTGATAAGGGGAAGAATGATGGTGTTAAGGTAGAGTGTAATGGTGATAAGGCAGAGGCAGGGACTAATAGTGATATGGGTGAGTGTGAACACATGGAAGTAGCTGAGCTTGAGAAGAAAAGTAGGTTGGTTGGTGATGGTGGTGTGGATAAAACGAAGATGAAGGGAACAGAGGTTGGTGATAAAACGCCACTTGCTGATCGAGTGCTGCGGTCACGGATTGTGGTGAATGGTGGGTCTATGGCAGAGAGTGATGGTGCTCGTGTTACGGAACACAGACAGAAGGATATGtctcaaaagaaactcagtgATGTGAAAAATGGAGGTTCAATTCAGTTAATTACAGGGTTTACACAAAATTTTAAAGGTAAGCATGGCAGACCACCCAAGGTGAACAAGGAAGAAAGTGGGAGGTCGGATGATGGACTTAGACAGCTAAAAGGTAAGCGTGGGAGACCTCAAGTGTcagaaaaggaagagaatagTCTCTTGAATGGTCGGTCTAAAAAGAAGTTACGATCTGGGCAGGACAAGAGTGATGTTTTGAAAGGAAATCTTGACAAGAAATGTAACGTGTACTTCAGAAGCAAATCGGGTTCTAAGTCACAGCAAAGATTGAAATCAAGTACATTAATCAATAATTCGCATTTGGAGAGGAAGAGGATTGGAAAACAATTTGATTTAAAGGCCTCTCCTCAAGCTAAAAAGGTTAAAAGAGGAAGATATTCGGAGAGTGAAGGCAGTGAGCATAAAGATGGACATAATGtacagaaacaaaaacaatgtgGAAAGAAAAAACAGGAAAGCAAGTCAAAGGATGGCAGACGTGAGCTAAAACAGGCAGTGAGCGAAAAAATAGTGAAAATGATTCTGGCTGCGGGCTGGAAAATCGATCGTAGGCCGAGGAGCGGCAGAGATTACATGGATGCAGTGTATGTATGTCCAGCAGGAAAGACTCACTGGTCAGTAACCAAAGCTTATGATGCTTTGAAATTGGGTTGTGAAAATGGTGATCCAATGGCTTGTAGCAGCGGTTTCAATTTTACGCCAATACCACCAGAGGAACGCAGCATGCTTCAGAGGGTTGGGGGCgataggaagaagaagaaaacggGCGGAGGACAAGGAAAAAATAAAGCAAAGCAGAGGGCAAAGGATGGGGACGCATCGGATGGAGGagttgaagagaagaagaaaaagaaactcgTTAAGTCATTGAAAGGGAAACATCTGCTTCTTGAGAACAATGGATCAACAAGTAAAGCATGTCAGGGAAAGCGAAGTTTGGTCCATCGTCACAAGTGGCAGAAGACTCAGAATAGAAAGCGATGTGCTTTGTTAGTTCGCAACTCTGAGAATGCAGATTCTGAAAAAGGCGGCTACATACCTTACTATGGGAAGAGAACAGTACTTTCCTGGATGATTGACTTGGGAACCCTGTCACTTAATTCAAAGTTGAAGTACATGAACAAGAGGAAGAGACAAGTGCTGCTTGAGGGTAAAATTGCAAGAGATGGAGTTCATTGCAGTTGCTGTGACGAAACCATCTCACTTTCAGAATTTGTTATTCATACCGGAAGTGATTATTCTGAGCCTCTTAGACATATATTGACGGACTCTGGATCTTCCCTTTTGCAATGCCTGCTAAAGTCATGGAATAAACAGGAAGAGTCTGAACGTCGAGGGTTTCACTTCGTAGAGGTTACTGAGGAAGACCCAAATGATGATACATGTGGGATCTGTGGAGATGGAGGAGATTTGATCTGTTGTGACGGTTGTCCATCAACATTCCACAAAAGTTGCTTGGAGATAAAG TTCCCATCTGGCAATTGGCACTGTGTATACTGCTCGTGCAAATTCTGTGGGATGTTTGATACGGATATGCCTCAAAGGGATGATTTTGAAGATGTATATGCGTCAGCATTACTTACCTGCCATCTGTGTGAGGAAAAAT ATCATCAATGCTGTTTTCGGGCAAAGGATGCTGTAAATGGTGATTCCAGCAGTTCATTCTTCTGTGCAAAGAATTGCCAAGAG CTATTTGAGAAACTGGAGAGACTTCTTGGAGTTAGGCATGAAGTGGAAGAAGGGTTTACATTGACTCTTCTTCGTCGATATGATTTGGGTGATACACCGCAGAAGGTTGATTGCAGCTCAAAGCTAATTGAATGCAATGCCAAGCTGGCTGTTGCATTTTTAATAATGGATGAGTGTTTTCTGCCTATGGTTGACCACAGAAGTGGAGTCAATCTGATCCATAACATTCTTTACAATCGTGG GTCAAATTTCAACCGACTGAATTACGGAGGTTTCTTCACAGCCATTCTAGAGAGGGGTGATGAGATTGTATCTGCTGCAACCCTCAG AATCCATGGAAACTATTTAGCAGAGATGCCGTTTATTGGAACCCGCTATCTGTATAGGCGTCAAGGAATGTGCCGCCGGCTTCTAAGTGCTATTGAATCC gctctcttctctctcaatGTCGAAAGATTGGTCATACCTGCAATTTCAGAACTGACGGAAACATGGacttctgtttttggtttcaaGTCCCTTGAAGAATCAAGCAAGCAAAAGATGAAGAACATGAATATCTTGGTTTTCCCTGGGGTAGATATTCTACAAAAACCATTGTTGAATCAGTTAACAGAAACAAACGAGAGTCCTGTTAAAG ATTTGAGTTTCACGGATCTTGAGCATCACAAAATCATGAAGGATGTGGTATATAATACTGATGAGGGACCTTTGGCTCGATCTGACAGTGAAGCAACTGTATCCTGTGTGCATGAGGGAAATGTTGAGCTTGCTGCTGTTGAGTCTGACACACAACATCTCTGTTCTGTTTTTCATGATGATCTGGAGAGCAAGAGCAGTACGATTCCATTTCCTATCGATTCAGTGTGTGATGTTCTCAAATTAACCAAAGAGATGAATGGATACCAAAATTCTACCTCTGTTGCTGATATGAGGACATTGTATTTGGTCAGCAAACATAAGCAGCCAGAGCTGTTATGTGATACTGCTGAGGGTTTCTTGGCTGGAGCAGCCACCGAGGCAACTGCATCCTTGATACACAAGACAAATGAAGAACTTGTTGCTGTTGAATCTGATGTAGAGCTTCTTTCTGGTGTTTCACGTGATAATTTGGAGGGTGAAAACAATACTATGACAATTCCTACTGGTTCAATTAGTGATGCTCAAGAACAAACAGATGATACCCAGCTTCTTTGTGGTGAGAATCATACTTATGATCAGAaggaaaagagaaatgaaCATCGAAATTCAGGCCCTGTTCCTGATTTTCATGAAGTGGAATTTGGCACCAAATACAACCGACATAGCATGTCTAAAGTGGAATGGAAATCTGATCTTCATTCTGAATGTACTGATTCTGCTAGAGAAGTTTGTGGTTTGGGGCAGGGTACCAAGAACATTGACCATAAGGTGACAATAGATGATGACAATGTTAAACCCCTTGGTTTGCATGATGAAGGATTTTTACACCCATGTACCGAAAATAATGCTACTGAGCTGCAGATGGTCTCTTCGGTTCATGCGGCCAATCATTCCAGTGAAACAATAGTTTGCACTGACTCAGAGATTACAACTCAGGTAACTCATGATGCAAGGGACCATGCGAATCATGATTCTCAACATTTTCTGGTTGAAAGATCTATTTCATATCCAGATGTAAAGACGCTTGAGACTTTTGTGGAGAATAACCATTCTTGTATTCAGCACACTTCTGTAGTGACAGCAGGGGTGCATCCAGAATCCGAGCGTTCAGACTCTAGAATTCTAACCAAAACTAGCCAGGTAGACGGTGATGAATTCTGCCAGGCTACCCGGTTGACTCATGAAAAAGTAGATGATTCTAAAGGTCATTCTACAACTTTGCTGTTTGGCTGCAGCATTACTTGTATATCTGGCAATGGTCAGGACACTCACAAAGTTGCCTCCACTACAGCAGACGATAATTCTCATTCTTTGTGCGGGGCGAATATTGAAAGTGATGAGACTTTGAAAGCCCCTGATGCCCCTGGTGTCAACTTAGACAGTAATGGGAATTCCAAGTCTCCTGACGTCTCCATTACAGCTGACGATAATTCGCATTCTTTGTGTGGGGTGAATATTGAAAGTGATGAGACTTCGAAGGCCACTGATGCCCCTGTTGTCGGCTTAACTTCCTGTGGGGCTAATATCGATAGTAATGGGAATTCCAAGTCCCCTGATGTCTCCACTACAGCTGACGATAATTCTCATTCTTTGTGCGGGGTCAATACTGAAAGTTATGAGACTTCGAATGCCCCTTGTGTCGAGTTAACTTCCTGTGGGCATAATATCAATAGTAATGGGATTGCTAAGTCCCCTGATGTCCCTGCTGTCAACTTATCTTCATGTGGgactaatatatatagtaatgGGAATGCCAAGTCCCCTGTTGTCCCTGGTGTCGAATTCAGTTCCGAGGGGGATCATACGAACACCAAATCCTTGCAGCAATCTGATTTTGATTCTGGTGTTGATAATGACAGTCTCAGACAGCTCAACTCGAGCAATACATGTGCCGCTGGCAAGGGTAACTCATTTGGTGCTTCGGAGGTGACAATTTTATCAAACCAGGGCCAGGCTAGTTGA